The Salvia splendens isolate huo1 chromosome 20, SspV2, whole genome shotgun sequence nucleotide sequence ACTCAAGGCCATCCATCACGGACTAACCTTGGCGAAGGAGTTTAACCGACCTATTTGGCTCGAGGTGGACTCTGAGCAGGCGCTTAACCTCCTTAATGGTGCCAGCTTGGGGCCGGCCCAAGTTAGACATGAAGTAGCTCGTCTAATCGTCCTCAAACGACATATAACACTCCGCACATCCTTTATTCATCGGGAGGGAAACAAAGTGGCTGTTTTTCTAGCAAAAATGGGTGCGGAGAAATTAGAGTATCACCGCATGAATGATAGCACAGCCCCTCGGCTATTAAGGGCAATGATCCGCTTGGAGGAGATGGGCATTCCGAATATCCGAGTCCGAGATGAAGACTCTACCTAGTCTAGGTCGTTTTTATCGTTTTGAGTTTTGAATGGAGTAGGGCGAGGTCCGCACCATGTTGGCGCGGACCGCTCACTACTCTAATGGCTCTTTCTTTGTCGGGACACCACTATCGGGTGTGGCCATGAATTGTAACCTACCCCcttttttgaaatatagggatgagggacccacgaaccctccaccgtgacggtgtttaccaaaaaaaaaaaaaaatgtctcttgctaagcttaccttgacctttcaagtacttgtgagattcatgatccgtatgaattacaaactctctaggccacaagtaatgctgccatgtttccaaagctctaaccaacgcatataactccttgtcatacgttggatagttcaattgaactcctttcaacttttcgctaaagcaagcgattggctttccatcctgcaacaaaacagctccgatgcctactccagatgcatcacattcaagctcaaacatgttatcaatgttaggcaaagaaagaattggtgcagttgtaagttttgttttgttttttttttttttttttttttttaatcaaacacctttatggtggagggttcgtgggtccctcatccctatatttcaaaaggaGATGTATACAAAACAGGGCCACACCCAATAGTGGCGTGCCTATACCAAAATCAGGAGTAGTATGCGGCCCGGTCACATGGgcccggacctcatcatactcccttccgAACCTCAAACTACAATTAAGccaaaaccaaaaaggaaaacaataCACTCATTTGATCCGACGCTCAAGCCTATTCTTTATCTTCATTTTGGACCCGAAGGTTCGGGACTCCGAATGCATCCATCCTAATGATTGCTGTGAGGAGTCTTGGTGCCGTGATGGCATCCATACGGCAGTAGTCGGTTCTTTCTAGTCCCATGTTGGTGAGGagatctcctgctctattcccttcccggtggatgaaggtgatacGGGTGTCCTGTCGGCGTTTGAGGTTTGTGATCCGTGCCATCACCCGGCTGATGTGGGCTGGTCCCCAGCTTGTACTGTTCAAAAGCTTGACCGCCTGTTGTGCATCTGATTCGACCCAAATAGGCCTTCTGAATTCCGAGGCTAGTATCAACCCGAATTGGATGGCGAGTAGCTCCGCTTCGAGGGCTGAGTGAGCCATGAGTGGGGATGCAAAGGCTGCAAGCAGGTTACCCTCATGGTCTCGAATAATTCCTCCTCCCCCTGCTTTGTCCGTTGCCTCAATGTAAGCTCCGTCTGTGTTAAGCTTGATCCAAGGGGCATCCGACGGGTTCCATTTGACCACCATCGCAAGGGGCCTAGTCCTCCTTGGCTCGGCATGGCTCGGGACGTTGACTTTGAGGCGGACACCCTTCCAGTGCTTCGGTTTATAGGATCCGTTGGCCATGCTATTTCTGATGAACATTTGCACCTGCCAAACCACATTGAAAGACTTAAATTGCACCGATTGATGGCGACTCCTATTTCGTTCTGCCCAAATGAACCATAAAATAAGATATGGCATAGACCGGCTGAGATGTTTCTTGCCGGGTTGCCGGACTCTTcgtgcccaaacttcgagcCTTTCTGGGATAGTATCATTGATCCGGAGGGGCGGTGATGATCCCTCGAACCatgagtcgaactccctccACACACCAAGTGCCCCAGCCCCTTgtatgaagagatgttggagagATTCAATACCCGGTCTGTGTGGGCAACATTGGCATTTAGACGCCATTTCCATTTTCCTCCACTGAAGCTTCGTATCCACCGGGATTCGGTTGGAGAGAAGTCTCCATATGAAGATAGCAATCGAAGACGTGAGGCCCGCTTTCCAAATATCATCGAGGCCTTGGATGATCggtctttgagttcggatggtctcccaTGTTGTAGCTAGAGAGAACTCCCCATTGTGTGATAATCTCCATCTCGGCACATCTGGTCCATCCGAGAGGATTGGCGTATCGAGGATCTTCCGGACAGCATGTTGCGCCAAGCCGGCTTGCGCTTGGAGCATTCGTAATTTGGCCTCATTCCAGGCCCCATCCACAATGAAATCTGCAACATGGACAAGAGGGCCTCCCCTATCGTCGAGGCTAAGTTCCCTCAAGGGCGCATCTCCAAGCCAAAAGTCATCCCAGAATAAAATTTTTCCTTCTCCCACTACCCAGCGGATGTGCGGTTGTGCATGTGCCCGAACCTTCAAGAGTCTCTTCCAAGTAGGGCTACTCCTTCCCGAAGCTCTAGCCGAGAGTGGGGATGCCTTTTGACAATATTTGACCATCATATACTTAGCCCAAAGGGAGTTCTGTTCCCGGAACCTCCACCATAACTTGATATTAAAGGCACGTAGGACTTCTTTGATCTTACAGATGCCCAGgcccccttcggccgtgggtaggCATACCTGGTCCCATCTAatccagtgcgtccttttcttctcattactcgacccccaaaagaagcgagccactTGCTGGTCGAGTTGCTTGAGGGCGTCACCGGTTGGCTCGATAgcttgaaaaatatgtaagggGATCGCCTATAGTGTGCTATTTATCAAGGTAAGTCTCACCCCAAAGGAGAGGTGCCGATGTGCCCACCCAGATatcctagccgagattttctctcggaggaacaaaaacatatccgtgcgcttcaccccccggtaaatagggacaccaaggtaaaGGAACGGGAACGTACCTCGGGAGAAGCCTCCTTCACTTTGGATTGTGTTTGTCCAACCTTCATGAGCCTCAGAAATATAGAAGTTGCTCTTGCCGAGATTGATTTGTTGTCCGGAGACCTCGGCATAATGATCCAGACATACACGGAGCCTCTGGAGGTGGCTTgcggccgcttgcgtgaagatgatgatgtcgtccgcataCGCGAGGTGGCTGATCTGCATGCTGCCTCGGGTAGCGTTGTATGTCATGTCTTTGTTTCCAAGTATGAGTTTATCAAGTGAtctcgagagatagtccgcGGCAAGGACAAAGAGGGCGGGGGAGATGGGGTCCCCTTGCCTAAGCCCACGAGTGGATTTGAAGAAACCCGTCGGGGCCCCATTAATAAGAATCGAGAACCAACATGTCCCAATGCATCTTTCGATGAGCGCCACCCATTGCTCGGGAAATCCCATTTGCTTGAGGACTTTtaggaggaacggccattgaacccgatcgtaggccttggccatgtcaatcttgatagcaACATTAGGTGCTGGTTTGCTTCTTTGGAGCTCATGaaacatctcctgtgcaagaAGTACATTGTCGTTGAGTagcctccctttgacaaacccgctTTAGTTAGGTGCAACAACACATGGAAGGAATGGGGCGAGTCGCCTCGTGAGTactttagtaatcaccttattgaacactgagtcactccaacacctcttcatccagggatatggagctcgcagagtatggagtgagttcgacggctggttcacaggcccgttcccacgcatccatatcaatgacacaatccctacgagaatcgaagtgtgggcgcgaaggtgccaacagccgaacaagaaacatcttagccgagctactccatacctcatcctttggtttatatggtcggagagaaacaggagccgccaccaaggcacacagtttaaaccacaaaacgtggtatggcaggtccacatgttcattcgaaatgctatgtctaatggaagcttgaagccgaaacattggaagggagttaaacttggaatcaatattcctcaacaagcggcggcaatcagggcgctacccctagccatggcaatcaaatggaaccccccggatcagccgtggataaagctcaacacggatggctcctataatgaagcgaacggcagtacaggggctggcgggattattcgagaccactcgggtaagatgctcgtcgccgtcagcacaccccttgaagcccactcggcgttagaagcggagctgttggccatgattcacgggctaaatatagccaaggattacggcctaccaatctggattgagtcagatgcagagcaagcaatcaaattggtcaatgggacgggatgggggccggcactcgctcggcaagcggtggcgcaactaaccattctcaaacgccaactcaaattccgagccaccttcatacacagggaggggaacaaagcggcggacttccttgcgaaaatggggctagtccaagacagtggcctacgaatgcactacaactcagcaccgagagaactattggacttggttagattggacgagatgggagtgtcgcacatccgaaacctagacggggacgggcatcaaagttgatcatgagacgatgggagacaatagtgactagctttgtggttaattgtattttggaaaggagtatgatgaggtccgaaccttgtgggatcggaccgcatactactcttgattttgttacggcacaccacttttgggtgtggccacgccttgtaattatctcttgtggaaatatagggatgagggacccacgaaccctccaccgtagaggtgtttgattaaaaaaaaaaaaaaaaaaaaaaaaaaaaaaaaaaaaaaaaaaaaaaaaagtctcGGGTATaggcttcttggggatgagtacgatactcgtggccgtgaagcttcgGGGGAGGAAGGCCCCACCAAAGAATTGCCTAACCGCCGCCACCACATCTGGTCCCACAATGCCCCAACTTGATTGGAAGAATAaagccgagaagccatccgggccgGGCGCACTATTGGCCGAGATATCAAACACTGCTCGCTTCACCTCCTCCGCATCCGGGGGATTAGGGAGGGCCGCCAATTGCTCCGAGGGAGGGAGTTGGTATAAGAGGTTAAGGTTCGGTTCCGCGAGCTCCGGTTGGCTTGGGGCAAGGAGGTTTTGAAAGAACTCCACCGCCGAATCTTTGATGGCCTTGTCGTCCGTGAGTTCACATCCATTAGTGGTGATCTTGTGGATACGCAGCCGAatcttcttctgcttcacccaactttggtaaaaCCTTGTGTTCTTATCCCCATCGTCTAGCCAACGGAGGGCAGCCTTCTGACGCCAAaagtcttcctccatcttaagaaggaggatgtactcagcaatttgtttgttgacctccATTCTATTCCGGGCAGAGGGATCTTCTTCAAAATCTGCTTGGGCCACTgcaatgttctcttcacaaTTTTTGAGATTGGCGTGTATatttccaaaaacctctttgttccacctcTTAAACGTTTGTTTGATCCTAGCCAGCTTGATCTTCAAGTTGAGGAGGCCCTCCGCCTCCGAGGGAGCTATCCAATCTTCACGCACCAACTCGCCAAATCCCTCgtgccggacccacatgttttggaaccgaaaTGCTCTACCACCCCCCGTGGGTGTTGGGCAGCCTGCTTCTGACCAGGAGCGGGCCATGATCCGAAGCAATGCGGGGGAGGTTCGTGACTCTTATTGCATCAAACATTTGGGACGTCGTCTCGCTAATCAGCACCCTATCCAACCTTTCCATGAGGCCATTCTTAGCCCAAGTGAATTCTGACCCATCATAGCCTGGGTCCAATAGTCTGCAGTCCTCAATGGCCTCGGCAAAATCCACCATTTCAGCCTGTCGGTTTGTGTCGCTCCCCAACCTATCTCGAGAGGAGAGGATTgcgttgaagtcccctccaataaaCCAAGGCAATCCTTCCGATACTTGGGTAGTGTCCCTCATCTTCTCCCAGAGTGCATGCCGCTCCCCtctcgtgcatttagcataTACGGCCGAGATCAAAATAGGGGCTGGGATCCGAGGGCAGGTGAACCTCCCATGCAACAGCTGTTCCGAGTCATCCACCACgtcaaaatccatcccttcctccacGAAGATCCATATTTTCCCATTGATGTTCGACCCCTTGAAAGATAGCCCCAGCATTCTCGAGAATTTGTCCGGGTTAGGGGTggtaagcggctccattattgcaagaaagcaaatattatgagatttaattagtctttttaggacgttttgggttgacgccttcgcgattcccctaacgttccaaaatagaaaatttaatgacatgattaacaagagggTTTCGTACCCGGTGGAATTGACGTCCCCCCTTGGAATTCTATGATTTGAAGATCATTCCCTCCATGGGATGCCCCGGCCTCCAGAAGGGCTGGATTGGCTCCATTATCATTTTCATTGTGAGAATTGGAATCTTCCCAATGTTCTTCGTCTTCACTATCATTCTCCATGAAGTTCTCTCGAGCCATGAGGGAGAAATAACGATTGGTACTCATGTGGCTTGATGAGCCATGTGCCTCGGGTTTCTCAAGATCAAAGGGTTTAAAATGGCCTGTGGGTTGCACAAGGTCATCCGAGGCCGGGATCACATCACGCCGCGCCATGTCCGCTCCAATTGGCTTACCCCCGCGCCCACGTCCATAAAATGGGGGCTTAGCGGGTGTCCCTTTTGGTTGATTGAAGTTTTGCGCATCATGTGCAATGGTCATGTCCTTACTCCCCACATCTTGCAAATCTCCCAAAAAGTCCGGGCCCGACCACCCCGCCCCCGAATGCACGTTGGCTTTCGGGTTCTTTCGGGTGTTGCTTTCCTTTCCCTTATGcttcccttgttgtttccattccatgttattatcGGTTTGCCTCGGTTCAGCATTGTTCTTCTTAGGTCCAGTCCCTCcatgttgtggctgttttggtgtTGCTATGTTGTAGTTTCGTTTTGGAGGTCGATCCACCTTCCCGGATGCATAGCAAACTTCACTCTTGTGTCCCACATGTTTACATTCTCCACAGTAggacgggatcttatcccactttacttgctgcaccaaaggtcgcccacaaatgtcaaggatgatctcgTCGGGCGGTGGCTTTGTGATGTCGATTTCGATGCAAAGCCGCGCAAAGGAGAGTCTCGATTTGTTGGCCGTAGCTTTATCTACTTGGATCGGATTACCAAGGAGTTTCCCAATGGCGTAGAGGGCCGAATGGTCATATAGGAGGATCGGGAGACCAATAGGTTGCACCATATCGCCGCAATtggggactcacaatatgcgtcaaaatccggagaccatttgaagactctcatcggatgccgatcaatgaaccacaccggtgtccctttgggtccactaaggagccgagcataatccgccatgtcctcaaattgaacaagaatatgtttggcgttaatatatttccaagaaTAACCACGCCTAAATTTAATATTGTCAAGAGCCTTTTGGATTTGGGAGGAAGCCGGGATTGAGTGCGAGAACTTACCAACAATAGCGTGGCCGAGAGATGAGGCCAACCGTTGGATTTCCaacccggagaagtagatggctgGCACTCCGTTTGACATGGAAGCAAAGCCGATGttttggatgttctccgggACAAAGACTTGCGGGCCTTCTTCAGCCGACGTCTCCCGCACCATCTTGGCCATGGATTTTTGCTTAGTGGGGCTACGTACACCCGTCACCCCTTCAAATCCTAAGAAGTTGTTTATCGGATTGCCTCTCGGTTTAGCCCCAAGGTTTGTTTCGGTTTGGGATCTTTCTACCGATTCCCTCTCGTACATGGGTTCATCGGGTGGCCTCGGTGTTTCCATCTCCATCTCGGTCCGCTTCGGGTCCATCACATTCATATCCGAGGCCGAGGTCGCGGGCGTGTCTCGGGGGGGCTTCAGTCTCCCCGGTCTCTCAAACGTCGAGCCGGTCTCGAATGATGCTCGGATCTTCCGAGTCCTTCCTTTTTCGAGGGGTGGAAAATCTTCAAGGGATGAGTCATTTTCAATACGAGGTACATTTGACTCGATCTCTTTGTCTCCCCTATTTAGGAGGAGGTTATCCTTCAACGTGTAGACCATGGCCGGAGGTGGACCGGCGAGGAGAGGCTGCGCCGCCGTTGCATCGAGTGTCTCCGCGGCAGCCAAATCGATGATATGGAGGATATCATTCTTTTTTGGCTCCATGTGCTGCATTGGGTGAGATGAGCAAGGCTCCACATGTGCCTTCCGGTTTTGGAAAGGAACAAAAGCACTTTCCGAAAGGTGGTTTGTTCTTGAAGCCATTTCGGGAAAGTTGACTAGCTCATTCCCCAAAGTACTTTTTGGCTTGCATGCAGCGGTCAAATCCTCTTGGGATACGCCTAGGGTTCCACCAACATCACCTTCAACGGTCATCTCGTCCATGGCGGTTCCATGGTCGAGGGGTGGCGCCGCCTCTGCTGCCGGAGCGTCTCCGTGAAACCACCACCTCCATGTGGGCTTCATCCTCGGGGTTAGAGACCTTAGGAATGGTTCCCGAGCCTTGTGCATCATGGCTATCGATAGGGCATGTAGGAAATAATGTTACCTTGCATTTGGGGTTATCTATGGCGGAGCTCGTGCCGGGGCCGTCAGCCTCGGAAGTCTCTTCGTCTCCAAAGTCaagcttcttcctaagttgtttgtcctccggaaGAGGGGAGGGTACAAATCTTTTCCGGCCAAGACCTTTGGTGAGAGGTGCCGGCGTGCCCTTCCTAGCCATCCTCCTATTCTTCTTGTTTTGCAATTTCACTCCTTTGGCCGGATGCCTCGGTGTTGGGTCTTCGCTTGAGTGAAAGACCATGAGGTGGTCCGAGATATGcctagcctcctcggggtccggTGGGGCCGGAGTGGGGTTCGGGGGGGATCCGGCATGGCCGATCTAGAGAGTGACCGGCCAAAGGCTGACCTTGAGGGCCGGTCGTGGGGGCTCACGGTTGAGAGCGCCGACCAGGTCGGGTGGAGGGTTGACGACGCCGTACAAGGATTGAGAGTCGTCGGGGTTGGCAGCGGGTGGGGCGCCGACCGGCGTGGGAAGGGTC carries:
- the LOC121781455 gene encoding uncharacterized protein LOC121781455: MEPLTTPNPDKFSRMLGLSFKGSNINGKIWIFVEEGMDFDVVDDSEQLLHGRFTCPRIPAPILISAVYAKCTRGERHALWEKMRDTTQVSEGLPWFIGGDFNAILSSRDRLGSDTNRQAEMVDFAEAIEDCRLLDPGYDGSEFTWAKNGLMERLDRVLISETTSQMFDAIRVTNLPRIASDHGPLLVRSRLPNTHGGW